One stretch of Nitrospirota bacterium DNA includes these proteins:
- the hrpB gene encoding ATP-dependent helicase HrpB, with the protein MTSYPIDSILPKLKEAVLANPSLVLHAPPGAGKTTRVPLALLDILPPAQGRIIMLEPRRIAAVSAARWMAKTLGEQAGDTVGYAIRFDAKRSDRTRIEVVTEGILTRRIQSDPGLEGVAMVIFDEFHERSIHADLALALCLDIRRQLRPDLKLLVMSATMECGPIAALLGNAPVITSTGKAFPVEEQYLADTSGSLAQRITSAVKIALKDTHGDILVFLPGSGEIRACERQLREALNMSEDRVALHPLYGDLPFEEQERAILPSKDQRKIVLATNIAETSLTIEGVHVVIDGGLTRMLRYDPATGMNRLVTVPASKASAEQRKGRAGRLGPGVCYRLYSKHDLHGMPAFTQPEILLSDLSPLALELAAWGVKDPHALSWLDAPPAAAWATGVQLLKDLGALDAAGSITSPGRAMARLPLHPRLSRLMIRSQELGCVDLGADLAAILSEREIFRHSATDRMINEPDISERVDALRRGRTGTGAGRTTDSSALRAAERTSQQLRRLMSGTTSGAAEKNIDHDAIARLLLSAYPDRICKRRATGNCSYVITQGRGVRLSPDSHLVSSQYLIAVNVDAGEKTEGIIHLAAPVTEDLIRSECGGRIETFRKVEWNRQENRIAAAEEERLGELIISARPFTPADEEAAPILCDVVRATPGLLTFSKEATRLQARTGLMKKAFPEETWPDLSEEHLFIDPKEWLLPWLGNIRSAQGLRGLNVLSALKARLSREQGRLLDERAPLSITAPSGSRVALDYSSGAQPILAVKLQEMFGLADTPTIASGRVTVLLHLLSPARRPVQITQDLRGFWNTTYPLVKKDLKGRYPRHPWPDDPWNAAPTKRTKPRGT; encoded by the coding sequence GTGACTTCCTATCCCATAGATAGCATTCTCCCGAAGCTGAAGGAGGCGGTTCTTGCCAATCCCTCGCTCGTTCTGCACGCGCCGCCGGGGGCAGGTAAGACCACGCGTGTTCCGCTCGCACTTCTTGACATACTGCCGCCGGCACAGGGCCGGATCATCATGCTTGAACCGCGCAGGATTGCCGCGGTCTCGGCCGCGCGCTGGATGGCGAAGACACTTGGTGAGCAGGCAGGCGATACCGTGGGGTATGCCATACGCTTCGACGCGAAGCGGTCGGACAGGACCCGGATCGAGGTCGTGACCGAAGGCATCCTCACGCGACGCATCCAGTCAGACCCGGGCCTCGAAGGCGTCGCCATGGTCATCTTCGACGAATTCCATGAGCGGAGCATCCATGCGGACCTTGCCCTCGCGCTCTGCCTTGATATCCGCAGGCAACTTCGTCCGGACCTGAAGCTCCTGGTCATGTCAGCCACCATGGAGTGCGGCCCCATCGCGGCACTGCTCGGCAACGCGCCGGTGATCACGTCCACGGGGAAGGCCTTTCCCGTGGAAGAGCAGTACCTCGCGGATACTTCCGGTTCTCTTGCCCAGCGCATCACCTCGGCGGTCAAGATTGCACTGAAGGACACGCATGGCGATATCCTCGTGTTCCTTCCCGGTTCGGGCGAGATCCGCGCGTGCGAGAGGCAGCTTCGCGAAGCACTGAATATGAGCGAAGACCGCGTTGCGCTGCATCCGCTTTATGGCGACCTGCCGTTCGAGGAACAGGAGCGCGCCATTCTTCCGTCAAAAGACCAGCGGAAGATCGTGCTTGCCACGAATATCGCCGAGACAAGCCTTACCATCGAGGGCGTGCACGTGGTGATCGACGGCGGTCTGACCCGCATGCTCCGGTACGATCCCGCGACGGGAATGAACCGGCTGGTGACCGTCCCGGCTTCGAAGGCATCAGCAGAACAGCGAAAGGGCAGGGCGGGACGGCTCGGACCGGGTGTGTGCTATCGTCTCTACAGCAAGCATGACCTTCATGGCATGCCGGCTTTTACGCAACCCGAGATCCTCCTGTCCGATCTTTCGCCACTCGCGCTCGAACTCGCGGCATGGGGCGTGAAAGACCCGCACGCGCTCTCATGGCTCGACGCGCCGCCTGCCGCGGCATGGGCAACAGGAGTGCAGCTGCTCAAGGACCTCGGCGCCCTTGATGCCGCCGGCTCGATCACTTCGCCCGGCAGGGCAATGGCCCGCCTCCCTCTCCATCCCCGGCTCTCGCGACTCATGATAAGGTCGCAGGAACTGGGGTGCGTGGATCTCGGCGCGGACCTTGCGGCCATCCTGTCGGAGCGGGAAATATTCCGGCACAGCGCAACGGACCGCATGATCAATGAGCCTGATATTTCGGAGCGGGTTGACGCGCTGCGAAGGGGACGAACAGGGACAGGAGCAGGCAGGACAACTGATTCCTCCGCGCTCCGGGCCGCGGAGCGGACCTCGCAACAACTCCGGCGTTTGATGTCCGGGACAACGTCCGGCGCCGCGGAAAAGAACATTGATCACGATGCGATCGCGCGACTCCTGCTCTCCGCCTATCCGGACAGGATCTGCAAGCGCCGCGCGACAGGCAATTGCAGTTACGTTATCACCCAGGGAAGGGGTGTGCGTCTTTCGCCGGACAGTCATCTCGTGAGCAGCCAGTATCTCATCGCGGTCAACGTCGATGCCGGTGAGAAGACAGAGGGCATTATCCATCTGGCGGCGCCGGTCACCGAGGACCTCATTCGCAGCGAATGCGGGGGCCGAATCGAAACCTTCAGAAAAGTTGAATGGAATCGGCAGGAAAACAGGATCGCAGCCGCTGAAGAAGAGCGGCTGGGGGAACTGATCATTTCAGCGCGGCCCTTCACGCCTGCTGATGAAGAGGCCGCGCCGATCCTGTGCGACGTGGTCCGCGCGACCCCGGGACTGCTGACCTTCAGCAAAGAGGCGACGCGGCTCCAGGCCAGGACAGGGCTCATGAAGAAGGCCTTTCCTGAAGAGACCTGGCCTGACCTTTCCGAGGAACACCTTTTCATTGACCCGAAAGAATGGCTTCTTCCCTGGCTCGGGAACATTCGCAGTGCCCAGGGCCTGCGAGGTTTGAATGTCCTGTCGGCGCTGAAAGCAAGGCTATCCCGGGAACAGGGGAGGCTCCTCGACGAACGCGCGCCCCTGTCGATCACGGCGCCGAGCGGAAGCCGCGTGGCGCTCGATTATTCTTCCGGTGCTCAGCCCATACTCGCGGTCAAGCTTCAGGAGATGTTCGGACTCGCGGACACGCCGACGATCGCGAGCGGACGCGTCACGGTCCTGCTCCATCTCCTTTCTCCCGCGCGGCGTCCGGTCCAGATCACGCAGGACCTGAGGGGCTTTTGGAACACCACCTATCCGCTCGTGAAAAAAGATTTGAAGGGCCGCTATCCCCGGCATCCCTGGCCGGATGACCCCTGGAACGCCGCGCCGACAAAGCGCACGAAACCGCGGGGGACATGA
- the panC gene encoding pantoate--beta-alanine ligase has translation MKIITTISDMQSRADSFRSEGRTIGFVPTMGFLHEGHLSLMRRARQECDVVVVSIFVNPTQFGPNEDLDRYPRDEAGDRAKCEAAGVDVLFMPTTAGMYPEKPSVFIAVEGISDILEGALRPGHFRGVATVVAKLFNIVKPHKAFFGQKDYQQCAVIKRMVKGLDLDVDVVVLPTLREPDGLAMSSRNSYLNADERRKAVVIHRALSAAEQLVRTGTRESEMLKSRIQAVLREEKGIEIDYIEIADHETLAPLSSAKDSMVLLVAVRLGRTRLIDNLVIQC, from the coding sequence ATGAAAATTATCACCACAATATCCGATATGCAGTCACGTGCCGACTCTTTCCGCAGTGAGGGCAGGACGATCGGCTTCGTGCCGACCATGGGTTTTCTGCATGAAGGCCATCTCTCGCTCATGCGGCGCGCGCGGCAGGAGTGCGACGTCGTGGTCGTGAGTATCTTTGTGAACCCAACCCAGTTCGGGCCGAATGAGGACCTTGACCGCTATCCGCGCGACGAGGCAGGGGACCGTGCAAAGTGCGAAGCCGCGGGCGTCGATGTCCTGTTCATGCCCACGACCGCCGGGATGTATCCTGAAAAGCCGTCCGTCTTCATTGCGGTGGAGGGTATCTCCGATATTCTTGAAGGCGCACTCAGACCCGGACACTTCCGAGGCGTGGCCACGGTGGTGGCAAAGCTTTTCAACATCGTGAAGCCCCACAAGGCGTTCTTCGGCCAGAAGGACTATCAACAGTGCGCGGTCATCAAGCGGATGGTCAAAGGCCTGGACCTGGATGTGGACGTCGTGGTGCTTCCCACCCTGCGCGAACCGGACGGCCTCGCCATGAGTTCGCGGAACAGTTATCTGAACGCTGATGAGCGGCGCAAGGCCGTGGTCATCCATCGCGCCCTGTCCGCGGCAGAACAGCTGGTACGGACCGGGACGAGGGAGTCTGAGATGCTGAAGAGCAGAATCCAGGCTGTCTTGCGGGAGGAAAAGGGCATCGAGATCGACTACATCGAGATCGCCGACCACGAGACCCTCGCGCCCCTCTCATCAGCCAAAGACAGCATGGTGCTGCTGGTTGCCGTCCGGCTCGGACGCACGAGACTGATCGATAACCTCGTGATTCAATGTTAG
- a CDS encoding virulence protein RhuM/Fic/DOC family protein, whose protein sequence is MSEIIIYEDADGQSAVQVRLDGETVWLTQKQMADLFESSTDNIGLHLKNIYTEGELSEPATAEDYSVVQTEGKRQVSRTIKHYNLDAIISVGYRVNSKRGVRFRQWATNVLRRHILQGYTFNQARLAELGITEAQQALELLSRTLHANALVNDTGKEVLALIADYAKTWRLLLQYDEQMIPLPPGCRPAQGVLSYEKARIAIDRLKTDLIFRSEATPLFGNARGGALDGILGSIEQTMFGDPLYKSREEKAAHLLYFVIKDHPFSDGNKRIGSFLFLLYMEQEGMTSRMNETALTALALLIAESAPANKDLLIRLIINLLTTD, encoded by the coding sequence ATGAGTGAAATAATTATTTATGAAGATGCTGACGGACAAAGCGCGGTTCAGGTCCGGCTGGACGGTGAGACGGTCTGGCTGACGCAAAAGCAGATGGCTGACCTGTTTGAGAGCAGTACCGATAATATCGGCTTGCACCTGAAAAATATATATACGGAAGGCGAATTGTCCGAACCGGCAACTGCCGAGGATTACTCGGTAGTTCAAACTGAGGGTAAGCGACAGGTTTCCAGGACCATCAAGCACTACAACCTTGACGCCATTATTTCCGTGGGTTACCGGGTGAATTCAAAGCGCGGCGTACGTTTTCGTCAATGGGCTACCAATGTGCTGCGCAGGCATATTCTTCAAGGGTACACGTTCAATCAGGCCCGCCTGGCCGAACTCGGGATCACCGAGGCTCAGCAGGCGCTGGAACTCCTCTCTCGGACACTCCATGCCAATGCACTGGTGAATGATACCGGCAAGGAAGTGCTGGCCCTGATCGCGGATTATGCGAAAACATGGCGGCTGCTGCTGCAATACGATGAGCAGATGATCCCGCTTCCGCCAGGTTGCAGGCCCGCGCAGGGTGTGCTCTCTTACGAGAAGGCGAGGATCGCAATTGACCGTCTCAAGACGGATTTGATCTTCCGAAGCGAGGCGACACCACTCTTTGGCAACGCGAGGGGCGGGGCCTTGGATGGGATTCTCGGCAGTATCGAGCAGACGATGTTCGGCGACCCGCTGTATAAGAGCCGGGAAGAGAAAGCCGCGCATCTGCTGTATTTCGTCATCAAGGACCATCCCTTCAGCGACGGCAACAAACGCATCGGGTCGTTTCTGTTCCTGCTGTACATGGAACAGGAAGGCATGACATCACGCATGAACGAAACCGCGCTCACGGCGTTGGCCTTGTTGATAGCGGAGAGCGCACCGGCGAACAAAGACCTGCTTATACGTCTGATTATTAACCTGTTGACCACGGATTGA
- a CDS encoding ferritin, producing MVQKASSKLTDMMQQAIAREIQVSVQYMWQHIMAKGLESAEIADMFEEVAISEMKHAEKIAERIFYFDITPTTKPDPIKVGGTIKEMLKHDAKAEEEAIDLYKKIIKQAASEGDTTTRLLFEQILADEEGHHDTFTTLLGK from the coding sequence ATGGTACAGAAAGCAAGCAGCAAGTTGACCGATATGATGCAGCAGGCGATCGCACGCGAGATACAGGTGAGCGTACAATACATGTGGCAGCATATCATGGCAAAAGGACTGGAGTCGGCGGAGATCGCCGATATGTTCGAGGAGGTCGCGATCTCGGAGATGAAGCACGCCGAGAAGATCGCGGAGAGGATCTTCTATTTTGACATCACCCCCACGACCAAACCGGACCCCATCAAGGTGGGCGGTACGATCAAAGAGATGCTCAAGCATGACGCGAAGGCCGAGGAAGAGGCCATCGATCTCTATAAGAAGATCATCAAACAGGCCGCTTCAGAGGGCGACACCACGACCCGCCTGCTCTTCGAGCAGATCCTCGCGGACGAAGAAGGCCATCACGATACGTTCACAACGTTACTGGGGAAGTAG
- a CDS encoding peptidylprolyl isomerase, with product MSGTKAIIETKLGNITLKFFPDVAPGHVKNFIDLAKKGFYDGTTFHRVIPGFMIQGGDPNSKDPNKSKHGQGGPGYTIKAEFSDKPHKLGTLSMARAGHPDSAGSQFFICVKDSSFLDKQYTVFGEVESGIEVVDKIVSQPRDKSDNPNDRIEMKVKIVEGK from the coding sequence ATGTCTGGTACAAAGGCAATCATTGAGACGAAGTTAGGAAATATCACCCTGAAATTCTTTCCCGATGTCGCTCCCGGCCACGTGAAAAACTTCATCGATCTGGCCAAAAAAGGCTTCTACGACGGGACCACGTTTCACCGCGTGATACCGGGGTTCATGATCCAGGGCGGAGACCCGAATTCGAAAGACCCCAATAAGAGCAAACACGGCCAGGGCGGTCCCGGCTACACCATCAAGGCGGAGTTCAGCGACAAGCCGCACAAGCTCGGAACGCTTTCCATGGCCAGGGCAGGCCATCCCGACAGCGCGGGCTCGCAGTTCTTCATCTGCGTAAAGGACTCATCCTTCCTCGACAAGCAGTACACCGTGTTCGGCGAGGTTGAGAGCGGCATCGAGGTGGTGGACAAGATCGTGTCCCAGCCCCGGGACAAGAGCGACAATCCGAATGACCGCATTGAGATGAAGGTAAAGATCGTGGAAGGGAAATAA